A single window of Vibrio gazogenes DNA harbors:
- the miaB gene encoding tRNA (N6-isopentenyl adenosine(37)-C2)-methylthiotransferase MiaB has product MSKKLLIKTWGCQMNEYDSSKMADLLNAANGYELTEEPEEADVLLLNTCSIREKAQEKVFHQLGRWKNLKDNKPGVVIGVGGCVATQEGDHIRERAPFVDVIFGPQTLHRLPEMIKQSQSDEAPVMDISFPEIEKFDSLPEPRADGATAYVSIMEGCSKYCTYCVVPYTRGEEVSRPMDDVLYEIAQLAEQGVREVNLLGQNVNAYRGATHDGEICSFADLLRLVASIDGIDRIRFTTSHPLEFTDDIIAVYEDTPELVSFLHLPVQSGSDRILTMMKRPHTAIEYKSIIRKLRKARPNIQISSDFIVGFPGESDKDFQDTMKLIRDVDFDMSFSFIFSPRPGTPAADYPCDLSEAVKKERLYELQQTINSQAMRYSRLMSDTEQRILVEGPSKKNLMELRGRTENNRVVNFEGSADLIGQFVDVKIVDVFPNSLRGELIRTEQEMDLRVVTSPLEMIQKTRRENELGVATFTP; this is encoded by the coding sequence ATGAGTAAGAAACTGCTAATTAAAACCTGGGGTTGCCAAATGAATGAATATGATTCATCCAAAATGGCCGACCTACTCAACGCAGCAAATGGCTATGAGTTAACAGAAGAACCAGAGGAAGCAGATGTCCTACTATTGAATACCTGTTCAATCCGAGAAAAAGCGCAAGAAAAGGTATTCCATCAATTAGGTCGCTGGAAAAACTTAAAGGATAATAAGCCGGGTGTTGTCATTGGCGTCGGTGGTTGCGTCGCCACTCAAGAAGGTGACCATATCCGTGAACGGGCACCATTCGTTGATGTGATCTTTGGACCACAAACGCTACATCGCCTGCCGGAAATGATTAAGCAATCTCAATCTGATGAAGCGCCCGTCATGGACATTTCCTTCCCAGAAATTGAAAAATTTGACAGTCTGCCGGAGCCTCGGGCAGATGGTGCAACAGCTTATGTTTCTATCATGGAAGGCTGCTCAAAATACTGCACTTACTGTGTGGTGCCGTATACACGTGGTGAAGAAGTCAGCCGTCCAATGGATGATGTGCTGTATGAAATTGCGCAACTTGCCGAACAAGGCGTTCGCGAGGTCAACCTGCTCGGGCAGAACGTCAATGCGTACCGTGGCGCCACGCATGATGGTGAAATTTGCTCATTTGCAGATCTATTACGGTTGGTTGCATCGATTGATGGTATTGACCGGATCCGTTTCACGACAAGCCATCCGTTGGAATTCACCGACGATATTATAGCGGTTTACGAAGATACTCCGGAATTGGTCAGCTTCCTGCATCTCCCGGTACAAAGTGGCTCTGATCGTATTTTAACAATGATGAAACGTCCGCATACGGCCATTGAATATAAATCGATCATTCGTAAACTACGCAAAGCACGTCCGAATATTCAAATCAGTTCTGACTTTATTGTCGGCTTCCCCGGAGAATCGGATAAAGATTTTCAGGATACGATGAAACTGATTCGAGATGTAGACTTTGATATGAGTTTCAGCTTCATCTTCTCTCCTCGCCCGGGTACACCGGCAGCAGATTACCCTTGCGATCTGAGCGAAGCTGTGAAGAAAGAGCGTCTGTATGAATTACAGCAAACCATTAATAGTCAGGCAATGCGCTACTCACGTCTGATGTCAGATACTGAGCAACGTATTCTGGTTGAAGGACCATCGAAAAAGAATTTGATGGAATTACGGGGTAGAACAGAAAATAATCGTGTTGTGAATTTTGAAGGTTCAGCAGACCTGATCGGTCAGTTTGTTGATGTCAAGATTGTGGATGTTTTCCCGAACTCTCTGCGCGGTGAACTGATTCGTACCGAGCAGGAAATGGATCTGCGCGTGGTTACTTCCCCGCTGGAGATGATCCAAAAGACACGTCGAGAAAATGAACTGGGAGTTGCTACCTTTACCCCATAG
- a CDS encoding 2-octaprenyl-3-methyl-6-methoxy-1,4-benzoquinol hydroxylase, whose translation METYQVAVVGGGMVGAALALGLAQQGKKVVLLESHQPQPFDATQPMDVRVSAISMASVKLLESLGVWQHIESMRVCPYRRLETWESVECRTSFNAHDIGLEQLGYMVENRIIQLGIWQAFQQYPNLTVKCPSRLQKIEFGEQENCLHLDKEPMICAQWVVGADGAHSQVRDFARIGVTAWDYRQHCMLIHVKTEQPQQDVTWQRFYPSGPRSFLPLSGHQASLVWYDSPQKIRQLSQLSSTQLAQQIQAHFPPELGEIDVVQHGSFALTRRHAHQYVAKRCVLIGDAAHTIHPLAGQGVNLGFKDVKCLLKQLSESRELNESAFVRYEQRRRPDNLLMQTGMDVFYKTFSNDHTPVKIVRNVALKLANHSGMLKKQVLRYAIGLS comes from the coding sequence ATGGAAACATATCAAGTTGCTGTTGTCGGTGGTGGCATGGTCGGTGCCGCTTTAGCCTTGGGGTTGGCACAGCAGGGTAAAAAAGTTGTTTTACTGGAAAGCCATCAGCCGCAGCCTTTTGATGCAACTCAGCCCATGGATGTCCGGGTTTCTGCTATCTCGATGGCCTCGGTCAAACTGCTTGAATCATTGGGAGTGTGGCAACATATTGAGTCGATGCGAGTGTGTCCCTACCGCCGCCTTGAAACATGGGAATCTGTTGAATGCAGAACCAGTTTTAATGCGCATGATATCGGGTTGGAACAGTTGGGTTACATGGTTGAAAACCGTATTATCCAACTTGGCATATGGCAGGCATTTCAGCAATATCCTAATTTAACGGTAAAGTGCCCGAGCCGCTTACAAAAGATTGAGTTCGGTGAGCAGGAGAATTGTTTACATCTGGATAAAGAACCGATGATTTGTGCTCAGTGGGTTGTCGGTGCCGATGGTGCTCATTCTCAGGTGCGTGATTTCGCTCGTATTGGGGTCACCGCATGGGATTATCGTCAACACTGTATGCTGATTCATGTAAAGACCGAACAGCCACAACAGGACGTGACTTGGCAACGCTTTTATCCATCAGGCCCGCGTTCATTTTTACCGTTAAGTGGGCATCAGGCTTCACTCGTCTGGTACGATTCACCCCAGAAAATTCGCCAATTGAGCCAGTTATCTTCAACACAACTGGCGCAACAAATTCAAGCTCATTTCCCTCCAGAGCTTGGAGAGATCGATGTGGTTCAGCATGGATCATTTGCTTTGACTCGGCGCCATGCACATCAATATGTTGCCAAACGTTGTGTTTTGATTGGTGATGCGGCTCATACGATTCATCCGCTTGCCGGACAAGGTGTGAATCTCGGCTTTAAAGATGTGAAGTGTTTGCTCAAGCAGCTTTCAGAATCGAGAGAGCTCAACGAAAGCGCTTTTGTGCGTTACGAACAGCGTAGAAGGCCGGATAATTTACTGATGCAAACAGGAATGGATGTATTTTATAAAACTTTTAGCAACGATCATACACCAGTAAAAATCGTCAGAAATGTTGCCTTAAAATTAGCAAATCATTCCGGGATGCTTAAAAAACAAGTGTTACGTTACGCGATTGGTTTGTCATGA
- the crr gene encoding PTS glucose transporter subunit IIA, whose product MGLFDKLKKLVSDDSADTGAIDIIAPLSGEIVNIEDVPDVVFAEKIVGDGIAIKPSGDKMVAPVNGTIGKIFETNHAFSIESEDGVELFVHFGIDTVELKGEGFKRIAEEGQPVKAGDTVIEFDLALLEEKAKSTLTPVVISNMDEIKELNKLSGSVVVGETPVLRVTK is encoded by the coding sequence ATGGGGCTGTTTGACAAACTTAAAAAGTTAGTATCTGACGACAGTGCTGACACAGGCGCAATTGATATTATTGCACCGTTATCTGGTGAAATCGTCAATATTGAAGATGTGCCTGATGTCGTTTTTGCTGAAAAAATCGTTGGAGATGGCATTGCTATCAAACCATCTGGAGATAAGATGGTTGCTCCTGTAAACGGCACAATTGGTAAAATCTTCGAAACAAATCATGCATTTTCTATTGAATCAGAAGATGGCGTCGAGTTATTCGTTCATTTCGGTATCGATACTGTTGAACTGAAAGGCGAAGGGTTCAAGCGTATCGCAGAAGAAGGCCAACCTGTTAAAGCAGGTGACACTGTGATTGAATTTGATCTTGCGCTTTTAGAAGAAAAAGCAAAATCAACGCTAACACCAGTTGTGATCTCAAACATGGATGAAATCAAAGAACTGAACAAACTCTCTGGTTCAGTTGTTGTTGGTGAAACGCCTGTACTACGAGTGACCAAATAA
- the ptsI gene encoding phosphoenolpyruvate-protein phosphotransferase PtsI, with translation MISGILASPGIAIGKALLLQEDEIVLNTNTISDAQVETEVQKFYDARDKSKTQLEVIKQKALETFGEEKEAIFEGHIMLLEDEELEEEILALIKNDKLHADNAIHTVIEEQAEALESLDDEYLKERATDIRDIGNRFVKNALGIHIVNLSAINEQVILVAYDLTPSETAQINLDYVLGFVTDIGGRTSHTSIMARSLELPAVVGTNDITSHVKNGDTLVLDAINNKIIINPSEDELAEAKSVRETFFAEKEELAKLKDLPAETLDGHRVEVCGNIGTVKDCDGVMRNGGEGVGLYRTEFLFMDRTSLPTEQEQYEAYKEVAEAMQGEPVIIRTMDIGGDKDLPYMDLPKEMNPFLGWRAIRISLDRREILRDQLRAILRASAHGKLRIMFPMIISVEEIRELKDALETYKAELREDGHDFDESIEVGVMVETPAAAAIAHHLAKEVSFFSIGTNDLTQYTLAVDRGNEMISHLYNPLSPAVLNVIKQVIDASHAEGKWTGMCGELAGDERATLLLLGMGLDEFSMSGISIPKVKKVIRDVDFQAVKAMAEEALSFPTAEEIDACVEKFISEKSQ, from the coding sequence ATGATTTCAGGCATCCTAGCATCTCCTGGTATTGCTATCGGTAAAGCACTACTACTTCAAGAAGACGAAATCGTCCTTAACACCAACACTATCTCAGACGCGCAAGTAGAAACTGAGGTACAAAAATTCTACGACGCACGCGATAAATCAAAAACGCAGTTAGAAGTCATTAAACAGAAAGCGCTTGAGACATTTGGCGAAGAAAAAGAAGCTATTTTCGAAGGCCACATCATGTTGCTTGAAGATGAAGAGCTGGAAGAAGAAATTTTAGCCCTCATCAAAAACGATAAGCTCCATGCTGACAACGCAATTCATACCGTCATCGAAGAACAAGCTGAGGCTCTGGAATCATTAGATGACGAATACCTCAAAGAACGTGCGACAGACATTCGCGATATCGGGAACCGCTTTGTAAAAAATGCATTAGGTATCCATATCGTCAATCTGAGTGCGATCAACGAACAAGTCATTCTTGTTGCCTACGATCTGACACCTTCAGAAACAGCGCAAATCAACCTCGATTATGTATTAGGTTTTGTCACTGACATCGGTGGCCGGACATCCCATACATCAATTATGGCACGCTCTCTTGAGTTACCTGCTGTTGTTGGTACCAATGATATTACCAGCCATGTAAAAAATGGTGACACGCTCGTTTTAGATGCGATCAACAATAAAATCATCATTAATCCTTCAGAAGATGAACTCGCTGAAGCAAAAAGCGTTCGTGAGACGTTCTTTGCTGAAAAAGAAGAGCTGGCTAAACTGAAAGATTTACCTGCAGAAACCCTAGACGGGCACCGTGTTGAAGTCTGCGGTAACATCGGTACAGTGAAAGATTGTGACGGTGTGATGCGTAACGGTGGTGAAGGTGTCGGTCTCTACCGCACTGAATTCCTGTTTATGGATCGCACCTCTCTGCCGACCGAGCAAGAACAGTACGAAGCTTATAAAGAAGTGGCAGAAGCAATGCAGGGCGAGCCTGTCATTATTCGTACCATGGATATCGGTGGCGATAAAGATTTGCCATATATGGACTTGCCAAAAGAGATGAACCCATTTCTCGGCTGGCGTGCAATTCGAATCAGTCTGGATCGTCGCGAAATTTTGCGTGACCAGCTGCGTGCGATTTTGCGGGCATCGGCTCATGGTAAGCTACGCATCATGTTCCCGATGATTATTTCTGTTGAAGAAATCCGTGAATTAAAAGATGCGCTTGAAACCTATAAAGCTGAGCTGCGTGAAGATGGTCATGATTTCGATGAATCAATTGAAGTCGGTGTCATGGTGGAAACACCAGCAGCAGCAGCGATTGCTCACCATCTGGCAAAAGAAGTGTCATTTTTCTCTATCGGTACAAACGACCTGACCCAATATACGCTGGCAGTTGACCGTGGTAATGAAATGATTTCTCACTTATATAACCCACTCTCTCCTGCTGTGCTGAATGTGATTAAGCAAGTCATTGATGCTTCTCACGCAGAAGGCAAATGGACTGGGATGTGTGGTGAACTTGCCGGTGATGAACGGGCAACACTACTTCTTCTGGGTATGGGACTTGATGAATTCTCAATGAGTGGCATCTCTATCCCGAAAGTGAAAAAAGTGATTCGAGATGTAGACTTTCAGGCGGTCAAAGCGATGGCTGAGGAAGCACTATCTTTCCCTACAGCTGAAGAAATTGATGCTTGTGTAGAGAAGTTTATCTCAGAAAAGTCACAATAA
- a CDS encoding HPr family phosphocarrier protein, whose product MYEKQVEITAENGLHTRPAAQFVKEAKEFDAEITVTSNGKSASAKSLFKLQTLGLVKGTVVTISAEGAQAKQAVDHLVALMDHLE is encoded by the coding sequence ATGTACGAGAAGCAAGTAGAAATCACTGCTGAAAACGGCCTTCACACTCGTCCTGCTGCACAGTTCGTGAAAGAAGCAAAAGAATTTGATGCTGAAATCACCGTTACTTCAAACGGAAAAAGCGCCAGTGCGAAAAGCCTATTCAAACTACAAACACTCGGCCTTGTCAAAGGTACTGTTGTTACCATCTCTGCCGAAGGTGCTCAAGCGAAACAAGCAGTTGATCACTTAGTTGCTTTGATGGATCACCTTGAATAA
- the cysK gene encoding cysteine synthase A, with amino-acid sequence MSKIFEDNSLTIGNTPLVRLNKVSQGNVLAKVEARNPSFSVKCRIGANMIWEAEKSGKLKPGIELVEPTSGNTGIALAFVAAARGYKLTLTMPESMSLERRKLLKALGANLELTEAAKGMKGAINKAEEIVASNPDKYLLLQQFDNPANPEIHEKTTGPEIWDATDGEVDVFVAGVGTGGTLTGTSRYLKGEKGKAIISVAVEPEESPVITQALAGEEIKPAPHKIQGIGAGFIPGNLDLSLIDRVERVTSEDAIDMARRLMEEEGILAGISSGAAVVAANRLAERPEFKDKTIVVILPSSGERYLSTALFAGIFTEKENQQ; translated from the coding sequence ATGAGTAAGATTTTCGAAGACAACTCCCTGACCATCGGTAACACCCCACTCGTCCGTCTGAACAAAGTGAGTCAAGGTAACGTACTCGCTAAGGTAGAAGCTCGTAACCCAAGTTTCAGCGTGAAGTGTCGTATCGGTGCCAACATGATTTGGGAAGCTGAAAAATCCGGCAAACTCAAACCGGGTATTGAACTTGTTGAACCAACCAGTGGTAATACCGGTATTGCACTCGCGTTTGTCGCTGCTGCCCGTGGCTACAAGCTGACCCTGACAATGCCTGAGTCAATGAGTTTAGAGCGCCGTAAACTGCTCAAAGCGCTGGGAGCTAATCTCGAGTTGACAGAGGCAGCAAAAGGGATGAAAGGTGCAATCAACAAAGCAGAAGAGATTGTTGCCAGTAACCCTGACAAATATTTGCTACTACAACAATTTGATAATCCGGCAAACCCGGAAATTCATGAAAAAACCACAGGTCCTGAAATCTGGGACGCAACTGACGGTGAAGTAGACGTATTCGTCGCAGGTGTCGGAACTGGTGGTACATTGACAGGAACCAGCCGCTATCTCAAAGGAGAGAAAGGCAAAGCGATTATCTCTGTTGCAGTTGAACCAGAAGAATCACCTGTCATAACTCAGGCCCTAGCTGGCGAAGAAATCAAACCGGCGCCGCACAAAATTCAGGGGATCGGTGCTGGTTTTATCCCGGGTAATCTCGATTTATCTCTCATCGACCGTGTTGAACGCGTGACGTCTGAAGATGCAATTGACATGGCCCGTCGCCTGATGGAAGAGGAAGGAATTCTCGCGGGAATCTCCTCTGGTGCAGCCGTTGTAGCTGCAAATCGTCTGGCTGAACGCCCTGAATTTAAAGATAAAACAATCGTCGTGATTCTGCCGAGCTCCGGTGAGCGTTACCTCAGCACTGCACTATTTGCCGGTATATTTACCGAGAAAGAGAACCAACAATAA
- the cysZ gene encoding sulfate transporter CysZ, giving the protein MTLKKRSGFGYFFFGMKLAVTPGIRRFVILPLLANVLLLGGALYYVFTQMGNWLDHLMSYVPDFLSWLNYIIWPLAVLSILFVTMYFFSAVANIIASPFNGLLAEKVEKLLDGHTINDEGLWSFVKDIPRIFAREWRKLRYTIPKMIGLFILLLIPGIGQTVGPLVWFIFTAWMLAIQYCDYPFDNHKVSFNTMRMQLKGKQGRAYGFGMLVTLFTTIPIINLIVMPAAVCGATAMWVNEFKAETLKSQN; this is encoded by the coding sequence ATGACGTTAAAAAAACGTTCAGGATTCGGCTATTTCTTTTTCGGAATGAAACTGGCAGTCACCCCCGGGATCAGAAGATTTGTGATACTTCCTCTGCTGGCCAATGTGCTATTGCTCGGCGGCGCACTCTATTATGTGTTTACGCAAATGGGAAACTGGCTCGATCATCTGATGTCCTATGTGCCTGACTTTCTGTCATGGCTCAACTACATCATTTGGCCACTGGCTGTCCTGTCAATACTTTTTGTAACGATGTATTTCTTCAGTGCAGTTGCCAACATTATCGCTTCTCCCTTCAATGGCTTGTTGGCAGAGAAAGTTGAAAAGCTGCTCGATGGTCATACGATAAACGATGAAGGCCTGTGGAGTTTTGTCAAAGATATCCCCCGCATCTTTGCCCGAGAATGGCGCAAGCTACGTTATACCATTCCAAAGATGATTGGCTTATTTATTCTGTTGCTGATTCCTGGAATCGGACAAACCGTTGGCCCATTGGTCTGGTTCATTTTTACAGCGTGGATGCTCGCAATCCAATATTGTGATTACCCTTTTGATAATCACAAAGTCAGCTTTAATACCATGCGTATGCAACTAAAAGGCAAACAGGGACGCGCTTACGGCTTCGGTATGCTGGTCACGCTATTTACAACCATCCCTATCATCAACTTAATTGTGATGCCGGCTGCCGTCTGTGGCGCGACGGCGATGTGGGTCAATGAGTTTAAAGCCGAAACGCTCAAATCCCAGAATTAG
- the zipA gene encoding cell division protein ZipA: MQELRFVLIIVGALAIAALLFHGLWTSRKESKSKFGDKPLGRIEEEASSIKNTRAFPQEREHKKSRKEPDFSLDDNTTDPFMDDDTHHDRVDPLFAGYVPEEEKRSYDLEHQTIADIEAENESGIDVDSNIDQPVAQDEDIQQAESAQQTDSGSDEPDYQVIVLNVHCAGSESFVGTKLFDSLQQNGLLYGEMDIYHRHADLSGTGRVLFSVANIMQPGTLKHDDPNEFTTKGISFFMTLPCYGDPEQNFKLMLKTAQQIADDLGGNVLDDQRLLMTPDKLADYRRQIQAFKAQAV, encoded by the coding sequence ATGCAAGAATTGCGATTCGTACTCATCATCGTTGGCGCACTCGCCATCGCCGCATTACTTTTTCATGGGCTGTGGACCAGCCGGAAAGAGAGTAAATCGAAATTTGGAGATAAGCCATTAGGCAGAATAGAGGAAGAAGCATCATCTATAAAAAATACCCGAGCTTTTCCACAGGAGCGTGAGCATAAAAAATCCCGTAAGGAGCCGGACTTTTCACTGGACGATAACACGACTGACCCATTCATGGATGACGACACGCATCATGATAGAGTCGATCCACTATTTGCTGGATATGTGCCTGAAGAAGAGAAGCGGTCATATGATTTGGAACATCAGACCATCGCTGATATTGAAGCTGAAAACGAGTCTGGCATTGATGTTGATTCGAATATAGACCAACCCGTTGCACAAGATGAAGATATTCAACAAGCCGAATCAGCACAACAAACCGACAGTGGTAGTGATGAGCCGGATTATCAAGTCATTGTGCTCAATGTACACTGCGCTGGCAGCGAGTCTTTTGTTGGCACCAAGCTATTTGATAGCTTGCAACAGAACGGCTTGCTCTACGGTGAAATGGATATTTACCATCGACATGCTGATTTATCAGGAACGGGCAGAGTATTGTTTAGTGTTGCCAATATCATGCAACCCGGTACGTTGAAACATGATGATCCGAACGAATTTACCACCAAAGGCATTTCATTTTTTATGACGTTGCCTTGTTACGGTGACCCAGAACAGAATTTTAAGTTAATGCTGAAAACAGCGCAGCAAATTGCCGATGATTTAGGGGGGAATGTCCTTGATGATCAACGTTTGTTGATGACACCGGACAAACTTGCCGATTATCGGCGTCAGATTCAGGCCTTTAAAGCCCAAGCTGTTTAA
- the ligA gene encoding NAD-dependent DNA ligase LigA: MQTIEQKIQELRDTLHHHSILYYVEDNPSIPDAEYDRLMRELIALEAANPEFIAPDSPSQRVGGMPLDGFETVQHEIPMLSLDNAFDDQELDSFSRRINERLAGQRVALFCCEPKLDGLAVSLLYENGVLVRAATRGDGTTGENITENVKTIRAIPLKLRGNDWPVRIEVRGEVFMPKAGFEALNDAAIKKGEKTFVNPRNAAAGSLRQLDSRITAKRPLSFYAYGIGVIEGATLASSHYQRLAQLKQWGLPMCPETSQVANLDMVKMYYQDILQRRDNLAYEIDGVVIKVDDLALQEQLGFISKAPRWAIAYKFPAQEEMTRLKDVEFQVGRTGAITPVAKLEPVFVGGVTVSNATLHNADEIARLGVRIKDTVVIRRAGDVIPQIVSVVLEQRPEDTQEIIFPSQCPICHSDVERIEGEAVTRCTGGLVCQAQRKEALKHFVSRKAMDVDGLGDKVIEQLVDKEMIKTPADLYRLSAGQLTVLDRMGPKSAQNVVQALQQSKSTTLPRFLYSLGIREVGEATANNLARYFLTLENVRHATHEALIEVNDIGSIVASHIIAFFSEEKNQDVVDDLLSMGITWPDMVAAEAPEALPLAGKTVVLTGTLTELSRQDAKAALEAMGAKVTGSVSKNTDVLFAGDNAGSKLTKAQDLGVEVQSEQDLMALIASLS, from the coding sequence ATGCAGACCATAGAACAAAAAATTCAAGAATTGCGGGACACGCTCCACCATCACTCTATCTTATATTACGTTGAAGATAATCCATCGATTCCTGATGCAGAATATGATCGTCTGATGAGAGAACTGATCGCGTTGGAAGCAGCAAATCCCGAGTTCATTGCGCCGGATTCTCCGTCACAGCGTGTCGGTGGGATGCCGCTTGATGGTTTTGAAACGGTCCAACATGAGATTCCGATGCTGTCGTTAGATAATGCTTTTGACGATCAAGAGCTGGACAGCTTTTCGCGGCGCATCAATGAGCGTTTAGCCGGACAACGTGTTGCTTTGTTCTGTTGTGAACCCAAATTGGACGGTCTGGCCGTCAGCTTGCTTTATGAGAATGGCGTCTTAGTCCGAGCGGCAACGCGTGGTGATGGTACCACCGGAGAAAATATTACCGAAAATGTGAAAACGATTCGCGCTATTCCATTAAAACTCAGAGGAAATGACTGGCCGGTTCGCATTGAAGTTCGGGGCGAGGTCTTTATGCCCAAAGCCGGATTTGAAGCACTTAATGATGCTGCCATCAAGAAAGGTGAAAAAACGTTTGTTAACCCGAGGAATGCTGCAGCGGGTAGCTTGAGGCAGCTTGACTCACGAATTACAGCAAAACGCCCGCTCAGTTTCTACGCTTATGGTATTGGTGTGATTGAAGGGGCAACACTGGCATCTTCACATTATCAACGTCTGGCACAGTTAAAGCAGTGGGGACTGCCGATGTGTCCTGAAACCAGCCAGGTGGCGAATCTGGATATGGTGAAGATGTATTATCAGGACATATTACAACGTCGAGATAATCTGGCTTATGAGATTGATGGCGTGGTCATTAAGGTTGATGATCTGGCGCTGCAGGAACAGCTCGGATTTATCTCAAAAGCGCCACGTTGGGCCATCGCCTACAAGTTTCCTGCCCAAGAAGAAATGACCCGTTTGAAAGATGTTGAATTTCAGGTCGGCAGAACGGGGGCGATTACACCTGTTGCAAAACTGGAGCCGGTGTTTGTCGGTGGTGTGACGGTGAGTAATGCCACATTACATAATGCAGATGAAATCGCCCGGTTAGGTGTTCGTATCAAGGATACGGTGGTGATTCGTCGTGCTGGTGACGTCATTCCGCAAATTGTTTCTGTTGTGTTAGAACAGCGACCTGAGGATACTCAGGAGATTATTTTTCCGTCACAGTGTCCGATTTGCCATTCTGATGTTGAGCGGATAGAAGGGGAAGCCGTTACACGCTGTACCGGTGGTTTGGTGTGTCAGGCGCAGCGAAAAGAAGCGCTGAAGCATTTCGTCTCTCGTAAGGCGATGGATGTCGATGGCTTGGGAGATAAAGTGATTGAACAGCTGGTGGATAAAGAAATGATCAAAACACCGGCTGATTTATACCGTCTCTCTGCGGGCCAATTAACTGTGCTTGACCGGATGGGGCCTAAATCGGCACAAAATGTGGTGCAAGCGTTACAACAATCGAAGTCAACCACCTTGCCTCGCTTTTTATATTCACTTGGTATTCGGGAAGTCGGGGAGGCGACAGCCAATAATTTAGCGCGATATTTCCTCACGTTGGAAAATGTCCGCCATGCGACGCATGAGGCGCTGATTGAAGTGAACGATATAGGTTCGATTGTTGCGAGTCATATCATTGCTTTCTTCTCGGAAGAGAAAAATCAAGATGTTGTTGATGATTTGTTGTCGATGGGAATTACGTGGCCAGACATGGTTGCCGCTGAAGCGCCGGAAGCTTTACCGCTGGCTGGGAAAACGGTGGTCTTGACCGGTACGCTGACCGAGTTATCACGTCAGGATGCCAAAGCAGCTCTTGAAGCGATGGGCGCAAAGGTCACGGGGAGTGTGTCTAAAAATACGGATGTGTTATTTGCCGGTGACAACGCGGGCTCTAAACTGACCAAAGCTCAGGATCTCGGCGTCGAGGTGCAATCGGAACAAGATCTGATGGCTTTGATCGCATCACTTTCCTGA
- the cueR gene encoding Cu(I)-responsive transcriptional regulator, whose translation MNISEVSKLTGLTAKSIRLYEEKGILSPPLRGDNGYRVYQQSHIDDLLLIARAKRVGFNLEECKLLVHLANDPSRKSCAVKAEARKKLTQVTRKLNELQLIQSQLEQWIAECPGDDNSDCPIIDDLKGQSSHREP comes from the coding sequence GTGAATATCAGTGAAGTGTCAAAGTTGACTGGCTTGACAGCTAAATCAATCCGTCTTTATGAAGAGAAGGGTATATTGTCGCCACCTTTGCGTGGGGACAATGGCTATCGGGTCTATCAGCAGTCACATATTGATGATTTACTCTTGATTGCCCGGGCAAAACGGGTTGGTTTTAATCTTGAGGAATGCAAATTACTGGTTCATTTAGCAAATGATCCGAGTCGTAAAAGTTGTGCGGTGAAAGCTGAAGCGCGAAAGAAATTGACGCAAGTCACGCGTAAGCTGAATGAGTTGCAGCTGATTCAGTCTCAGTTAGAACAATGGATTGCTGAATGTCCCGGTGATGATAACAGCGACTGCCCCATTATTGATGATTTAAAGGGGCAGTCCTCTCATCGGGAACCATGA